A portion of the Planctomycetota bacterium genome contains these proteins:
- the nuoB gene encoding NADH-quinone oxidoreductase subunit NuoB has protein sequence MSLIEGKFGKNIVITSVDAVANWARASSLWPMLFGIACCAIEMMATAASRYDWDRLGVIPRASPRQSDLMIVAGTVNAKMALVVRKLYEQMPDPKYVIAMGV, from the coding sequence ATGAGCCTGATCGAAGGAAAGTTCGGCAAGAACATCGTCATCACGTCCGTGGACGCGGTCGCCAACTGGGCGCGCGCCTCGAGCCTGTGGCCGATGCTCTTCGGCATCGCCTGCTGCGCCATCGAGATGATGGCGACGGCGGCGTCGCGCTACGACTGGGACCGGCTGGGGGTCATTCCGCGGGCCTCGCCCCGGCAGAGCGATCTGATGATCGTGGCCGGGACGGTCAACGCGAAGATGGCCCTCGTGGTCCGCAAGCTCTACGAGCAGATGCCCGATCCGAAGTACGTGATCGCCATGGGCGTCT
- a CDS encoding peroxiredoxin has product MATLVGKPAPKFKTQALVRGEIREISLDDCKGKWVLLFFYPLDFTFVCPTEIVGFSDRYGEFQSRGVEVIGVSIDSAYCHQAWYNTPRNRGGIAGTPFPIAADVTKTISRDYGVLDEAKGIALRATFLINPDGQVVHETVNFFNVGRSVDEALRIVDAFQHAVKSGEVCPAGWTPGKDSINTKDAQRYFAKVK; this is encoded by the coding sequence ATGGCCACGCTCGTCGGCAAGCCCGCCCCCAAGTTCAAGACCCAGGCCCTCGTCCGCGGCGAAATCCGCGAAATCTCCCTCGACGACTGCAAGGGCAAGTGGGTGCTCCTTTTCTTCTATCCGCTGGACTTCACCTTCGTCTGCCCGACCGAGATCGTCGGGTTCTCGGACCGGTACGGCGAGTTCCAGTCCCGCGGGGTCGAAGTGATCGGCGTCTCCATCGACAGCGCCTACTGCCACCAGGCGTGGTACAACACCCCGCGCAACCGCGGCGGCATCGCCGGAACGCCGTTCCCCATCGCGGCGGACGTCACCAAGACGATCTCCCGCGATTACGGCGTCCTCGACGAAGCCAAGGGGATCGCCCTCCGGGCGACCTTCCTCATCAACCCCGACGGCCAGGTCGTCCACGAAACCGTCAACTTCTTCAACGTGGGCCGCAGCGTCGATGAAGCGCTCCGGATCGTGGACGCCTTCCAGCACGCCGTCAAGAGCGGAGAGGTCTGCCCCGCCGGCTGGACCCCCGGAAAGGACTCGATCAACACCAAGGACGCCCAGCGGTATTTCGCCAAGGTCAAGTGA
- the selD gene encoding selenide, water dikinase SelD, which translates to MTLVCDIWSTAKSGGCAAKLSPLVLRDLRSAIRPKGHPDLLVGLDEPDDAAVWRLTPDLALVQTLDFITPICQDPHLYGQVAAANSLSDVWAMGGRPLTAMNICCFPARGVDAETLGRILQGGLSKIEEAGAFLVGGHTVRDDELKYGLSVTGIVHPERYTPKGGARPGDLLVLTKPVGSGVYVSGAKRGRVSAERLRPVLEKLAELNRTAGETMVEFGVRGATDITGFGLGGHALEMARASKAGLRFFFERLPVFPETLALLEAGITTSVTANNQALLESAVRFDPGLSAPERGLLADPQTSGGLLLAAPPDRAERLVETLRSRGVRDAAVVGEVFASEVPGLEVVRRER; encoded by the coding sequence ATGACGCTCGTCTGCGACATCTGGAGCACCGCCAAGAGCGGCGGGTGCGCCGCGAAGCTCAGCCCGCTCGTTCTGCGCGATCTGCGGTCGGCGATCCGCCCGAAAGGCCATCCCGATCTTCTCGTGGGCCTGGACGAGCCCGACGACGCGGCCGTGTGGCGCCTGACGCCGGATCTCGCGCTCGTTCAGACGCTCGACTTCATCACCCCCATCTGCCAGGACCCGCATCTCTACGGTCAGGTGGCGGCGGCGAACTCGCTGTCCGACGTCTGGGCCATGGGGGGCCGGCCGCTGACGGCCATGAACATCTGCTGCTTCCCCGCGCGGGGCGTGGACGCGGAGACGCTGGGCCGCATCCTTCAGGGGGGGCTCTCGAAGATCGAGGAGGCCGGGGCCTTCCTCGTCGGCGGCCACACGGTCCGCGACGACGAACTCAAGTACGGGCTGTCCGTCACGGGGATCGTGCACCCCGAGCGGTACACCCCCAAGGGGGGAGCGCGGCCGGGGGATCTTCTCGTGCTCACCAAGCCCGTGGGAAGCGGCGTCTACGTGAGCGGCGCCAAGCGGGGGCGCGTCTCCGCGGAGCGCCTGCGTCCGGTCCTGGAGAAGCTCGCCGAGCTCAACCGCACCGCCGGGGAAACGATGGTGGAGTTCGGCGTTCGGGGGGCCACGGACATCACCGGGTTCGGTCTGGGCGGGCACGCGCTCGAGATGGCCCGGGCGTCGAAGGCGGGGCTGCGCTTTTTCTTCGAGCGTCTGCCGGTCTTTCCGGAGACGCTGGCGCTGCTCGAGGCGGGGATCACCACGAGCGTCACGGCCAACAATCAGGCGCTTCTCGAAAGCGCGGTGCGGTTCGACCCGGGGCTTTCGGCCCCCGAGCGGGGGCTTCTGGCCGATCCCCAGACGTCCGGAGGGCTTCTTCTGGCGGCGCCGCCGGACCGGGCGGAGCGGCTCGTCGAGACCCTGCGCTCCCGCGGCGTGCGGGACGCCGCGGTCGTCGGAGAGGTTTTCGCCTCGGAGGTTCCCGGCCTCGAGGTGGTTCGGAGGGAACGCTGA
- a CDS encoding TlpA disulfide reductase family protein: protein MRAAAAVFGAVLSFPVWACVQEKDFGKRPDWSLTLPDGKKLSAADFDGKVLIVDFWATWCPPCRKEIPGFVALKKKYGDKGLEILGFSYDQDKAVHDRWVKENGVNYLSVVVQGDEIKKAVGALEGKIGPVEALPTTIVLNRAGEIVYKHVGYAAPEEFEKVVRPLLEEKKP, encoded by the coding sequence ATGCGTGCAGCGGCGGCGGTGTTCGGCGCGGTCCTGTCTTTTCCGGTCTGGGCGTGCGTTCAGGAGAAGGATTTCGGAAAGCGGCCCGACTGGTCGCTGACGCTTCCGGACGGAAAGAAGCTCTCGGCGGCGGATTTCGACGGCAAGGTGCTCATCGTCGATTTCTGGGCCACGTGGTGCCCTCCGTGCCGCAAGGAGATTCCCGGGTTCGTCGCGCTGAAGAAGAAGTACGGGGACAAGGGGCTTGAAATCCTGGGGTTCTCCTACGACCAGGACAAGGCGGTGCACGACCGGTGGGTGAAGGAGAACGGCGTCAACTATCTCTCGGTGGTCGTTCAGGGCGACGAGATCAAGAAGGCGGTGGGGGCTCTGGAGGGGAAGATCGGCCCCGTCGAGGCGCTTCCCACGACGATCGTGCTGAACCGCGCCGGGGAGATCGTCTACAAGCACGTGGGCTACGCGGCGCCCGAGGAGTTCGAGAAGGTGGTCCGGCCGCTGCTCGAGGAGAAGAAGCCGTAG